One Numida meleagris isolate 19003 breed g44 Domestic line chromosome 6, NumMel1.0, whole genome shotgun sequence genomic region harbors:
- the NADSYN1 gene encoding glutamine-dependent NAD(+) synthetase isoform X2 has translation MGRAVCVAACALNQWALDFEGNAERILRSISIAKSKGARYRLGPELEICGYGCADHYYESDTLLHSFQVLAKLLESPATQDIICDVGMPLMHRNVRYNCRVIFLNKKILLIRPKISLANAGNYRELRWFTPWNKARHVEEYLLPRIIQEVTGQDTVPFGDAVLATKDTCLGTEICEELWAPNSPHIEMGLDGVEIFTNSSGSHHVLRKAHTRVDLVNSATAKEVLVATLDLEDVRSYRAEISSRNLAASKVNPFPRIKVNFALSCSDDLAVPICVPIQWRHHSPEEEICLGPACWLWDYLRRSKQAGFLLPLSGGIDSSATACIVYSMCHQVCLAVKNGNAEVLADARKIVHDESYVPEDPREFCKRVFTTCYMASENSSQDTRNRAKLLAEQIGSYHINLNIDAAVKAIVGIFSMVTGRTPCFSVYGGSSRENLALQNVQARVRMVLAYLFAQLTLWTRGMPGGLLVLGSANVDESLRGYLTKYDCSSADINPIGGISKTDLKNFIQYCIENFQLTALRSIMAAPPTAELEPLVDGQVSQTDEADMGMTYAELSIYGKLRKIAKAGPYSMFCKLITLWKEICTPREVASKVKHFFRMYSVNRHKMTTLTPSYHAENYSPDDNRFDLRPFLYNTTWSWQFRCIDKQVSRLEKREGISVAEDMD, from the exons ATGGGTCGGGCGGTTTGTGTGGCGGCATGCGCCCTCAACCAGTGGGCTCTGGATTTCGAGGGTAACGCCGAGAGGATCCTGCGAA GTATTAGCATCGCTAAGAGCAAAGGAGCTAGATACCGGCTCGGTCCAGAGCTCGAAATTTG TGGTTATGGCTGTGCGGATCATTACTACGAGTCCGATACGCTCCTGCATTCTTTCCAAGTGCTGGCAAAGCTTTTGGAGTCTCCAGCTACTCAGGATATTATCTGTGACGTGGGAAT GCCCCTTATGCACAGAAACGTTCGCTACAATTGCCGAGTGATCTTTCTAAATAA aaaaattcttttgaTTAGACCGAAAATATCATTGGCAAATGCAGGAAACTATAGAGAACTTCGATGGTTTACCCCATGGAACAAAGCAAG GCATGTAGAGGAATATCTTCTGCCAAGGATAATTCAGGAAGTGACAGGACAG gacaCTGTTCCTTTTGGGGATGCAGTGCTAGCAACCAAAGACACCTGTCTAGGGACAGAAATATGTGAAGAGCTCTGGGCGCCAAACAg CCCCCATATTGAAATGGGACTTGATGGTGTGGAAATTTTCACTAACTCTTCAGGGAGTCACCATGTGCTGCGGAAGGCTCATACCCGCGTGGATTTGGTGAATTCTGCCACAGCAAAG GAGGTGCTGGTTGCCACACTGGACTTGGAAGATGTTCGAAGTTACAGAGCAGAGATTTCATCTCGTAACTTGGCA GCAAGCAAAGTGAATCCCTTTCCCAGGATAAAAGTGAACTTTGCTCTGTCATGTTCTGATGATCTAGCTGTACCTATTTGTGTGCCAATCCAGTGGAGGCATCATAGTCCCGAGGAGGAGATCTG cCTTGGTCCTGCATGTTGGCTCTGGGACTATTTAAGGCGCAGCAAACAg GCAGGATTTCTTCTACCTCTTAGTGGTGGAATTGACAGCTCTGCTACAGCTTGCATAGTGTACTCCATGTGCCACCAGGTTTGCTTGGCAGTCAAGAATGGAA ATGCAGAGGTGCTGGCTGATGCACGCAAGATTGTGCATGATGAGAGCTATGTCCCTGAGGATCCTCGAGAGTTTTGCAAGCGTGTCTTTACCACTTGCTATATGGCTAGTGAGAACTCCTCCCAGGACACTCGCAACAGGGCTAAACTTCTGGCTGAGCAAATAGGCAG CTATCACATCAATCTGAACATCGATGCGGCTGTGAAAGCTATTGTGGGAATTTTCAGCATGGTGACAGGGCGAACTCCCTGTTTTTCTGTCTATGgggggagcagcagagaaaatctGGCGCTGCAGAATGTGCAG GCTAGAGTAAGAATGGTCCTTGCCTACCTGTTTGCTCAGCTGACACTCTGGACTCGTGGGATGCCAGGGGGGCTTCTGGTGCTAGGATCAGCCAATGTGGATGAAAG TCTTCGAGGTTACTTGACAAAGTATGATTGTTCAAGTGCTGATATCAATCCCATTGGTGGAATCAGCAAGACTGATCTGAAGAACTTCATACAGTATTGCATCGAGAACTTCCAGCTCACAGCCCTCAGAAG TATCATGGCAGCTCCACCTACTGCAGAGCTAGAGCCCCTGGTGGATGGACAAGTGTCTCAAACTGATGAG GCAGATATGGGGATGACATACGCAGAGCTCTCAATTTATGGTAAATTAAGGAAGATTGCAAAGGCTGGACCGTACAGTATGTTTTGTAAGCTGATTACTTTGTGGAAGGAAATCTGTACTCCAAGGGAG GTGGCATCGAAGGTTAAGCATTTCTTCAGGATGTATTCAGTGAATAGACATAAAATGACCACCCTCACTCCTTCCTACCATGCTGAAAACTACAGCCCAGATGACAACCGATTTGACCTGAGGCCTTTCCTTTATAACACCACCTGGTCCTGGCAGTTTAGATGTATAGATAAACAG GTGTCCCGTCtagaaaaaagggaaggaataTCTGTAGCTGAAGATATGGACtga
- the NADSYN1 gene encoding glutamine-dependent NAD(+) synthetase isoform X1 encodes MGRAVCVAACALNQWALDFEGNAERILRSISIAKSKGARYRLGPELEICGYGCADHYYESDTLLHSFQVLAKLLESPATQDIICDVGMPLMHRNVRYNCRVIFLNKKILLIRPKISLANAGNYRELRWFTPWNKARHVEEYLLPRIIQEVTGQDTVPFGDAVLATKDTCLGTEICEELWAPNSPHIEMGLDGVEIFTNSSGSHHVLRKAHTRVDLVNSATAKNGGIYILSNQKGCDGDRLYYDGCAMISMNGETVAQGSQFSLDDVEVLVATLDLEDVRSYRAEISSRNLAASKVNPFPRIKVNFALSCSDDLAVPICVPIQWRHHSPEEEICLGPACWLWDYLRRSKQAGFLLPLSGGIDSSATACIVYSMCHQVCLAVKNGNAEVLADARKIVHDESYVPEDPREFCKRVFTTCYMASENSSQDTRNRAKLLAEQIGSYHINLNIDAAVKAIVGIFSMVTGRTPCFSVYGGSSRENLALQNVQARVRMVLAYLFAQLTLWTRGMPGGLLVLGSANVDESLRGYLTKYDCSSADINPIGGISKTDLKNFIQYCIENFQLTALRSIMAAPPTAELEPLVDGQVSQTDEADMGMTYAELSIYGKLRKIAKAGPYSMFCKLITLWKEICTPREVASKVKHFFRMYSVNRHKMTTLTPSYHAENYSPDDNRFDLRPFLYNTTWSWQFRCIDKQVSRLEKREGISVAEDMD; translated from the exons ATGGGTCGGGCGGTTTGTGTGGCGGCATGCGCCCTCAACCAGTGGGCTCTGGATTTCGAGGGTAACGCCGAGAGGATCCTGCGAA GTATTAGCATCGCTAAGAGCAAAGGAGCTAGATACCGGCTCGGTCCAGAGCTCGAAATTTG TGGTTATGGCTGTGCGGATCATTACTACGAGTCCGATACGCTCCTGCATTCTTTCCAAGTGCTGGCAAAGCTTTTGGAGTCTCCAGCTACTCAGGATATTATCTGTGACGTGGGAAT GCCCCTTATGCACAGAAACGTTCGCTACAATTGCCGAGTGATCTTTCTAAATAA aaaaattcttttgaTTAGACCGAAAATATCATTGGCAAATGCAGGAAACTATAGAGAACTTCGATGGTTTACCCCATGGAACAAAGCAAG GCATGTAGAGGAATATCTTCTGCCAAGGATAATTCAGGAAGTGACAGGACAG gacaCTGTTCCTTTTGGGGATGCAGTGCTAGCAACCAAAGACACCTGTCTAGGGACAGAAATATGTGAAGAGCTCTGGGCGCCAAACAg CCCCCATATTGAAATGGGACTTGATGGTGTGGAAATTTTCACTAACTCTTCAGGGAGTCACCATGTGCTGCGGAAGGCTCATACCCGCGTGGATTTGGTGAATTCTGCCACAGCAAAG AATGGtggaatatatattttgtctAACCAGAAAGGTTGTGATGGTGATCGTCTGTATTACGATGGGTGTGCCATGATTTCTATGAATGGAGAGACAGTTGCACAAGGATCTCAATTTTCACTTGACGATGTG GAGGTGCTGGTTGCCACACTGGACTTGGAAGATGTTCGAAGTTACAGAGCAGAGATTTCATCTCGTAACTTGGCA GCAAGCAAAGTGAATCCCTTTCCCAGGATAAAAGTGAACTTTGCTCTGTCATGTTCTGATGATCTAGCTGTACCTATTTGTGTGCCAATCCAGTGGAGGCATCATAGTCCCGAGGAGGAGATCTG cCTTGGTCCTGCATGTTGGCTCTGGGACTATTTAAGGCGCAGCAAACAg GCAGGATTTCTTCTACCTCTTAGTGGTGGAATTGACAGCTCTGCTACAGCTTGCATAGTGTACTCCATGTGCCACCAGGTTTGCTTGGCAGTCAAGAATGGAA ATGCAGAGGTGCTGGCTGATGCACGCAAGATTGTGCATGATGAGAGCTATGTCCCTGAGGATCCTCGAGAGTTTTGCAAGCGTGTCTTTACCACTTGCTATATGGCTAGTGAGAACTCCTCCCAGGACACTCGCAACAGGGCTAAACTTCTGGCTGAGCAAATAGGCAG CTATCACATCAATCTGAACATCGATGCGGCTGTGAAAGCTATTGTGGGAATTTTCAGCATGGTGACAGGGCGAACTCCCTGTTTTTCTGTCTATGgggggagcagcagagaaaatctGGCGCTGCAGAATGTGCAG GCTAGAGTAAGAATGGTCCTTGCCTACCTGTTTGCTCAGCTGACACTCTGGACTCGTGGGATGCCAGGGGGGCTTCTGGTGCTAGGATCAGCCAATGTGGATGAAAG TCTTCGAGGTTACTTGACAAAGTATGATTGTTCAAGTGCTGATATCAATCCCATTGGTGGAATCAGCAAGACTGATCTGAAGAACTTCATACAGTATTGCATCGAGAACTTCCAGCTCACAGCCCTCAGAAG TATCATGGCAGCTCCACCTACTGCAGAGCTAGAGCCCCTGGTGGATGGACAAGTGTCTCAAACTGATGAG GCAGATATGGGGATGACATACGCAGAGCTCTCAATTTATGGTAAATTAAGGAAGATTGCAAAGGCTGGACCGTACAGTATGTTTTGTAAGCTGATTACTTTGTGGAAGGAAATCTGTACTCCAAGGGAG GTGGCATCGAAGGTTAAGCATTTCTTCAGGATGTATTCAGTGAATAGACATAAAATGACCACCCTCACTCCTTCCTACCATGCTGAAAACTACAGCCCAGATGACAACCGATTTGACCTGAGGCCTTTCCTTTATAACACCACCTGGTCCTGGCAGTTTAGATGTATAGATAAACAG GTGTCCCGTCtagaaaaaagggaaggaataTCTGTAGCTGAAGATATGGACtga
- the DHCR7 gene encoding 7-dehydrocholesterol reductase, giving the protein MAAHREKKHEERNHKSTRNDARAPQAQWGRAWEVDWFSLASILFLLAFAPLIVYYFIMSCNQYQCSLTNPLIDLLMGNKHLSDIWNKTPTLTYTAAGIYAAWVAFQVILYVFVPDFCHKFLPGYVGGVQEGAVTPAGVVNKYEINGLQAWIITHVLWFANAYYFHYFSPTIIFDNWIPLLWCANILGYAVSTFAWIKGHFFPTNARDCKFTGNFFYDYMMGIEFNPRIGKWFDFKLFFNGRPGIVAWTLINLSYAAKQQELYGHVTNSMILVNVLQGIYVLDFFWNEAWYLKTIDICHDHFGWYLGWGDCVWLPYLYTLQGLYLVYHPVQLCTASAIGILALGLVGYYIFRMTNHQKDLFRRTNGNCKIWGKKPNYIECSYMSADGTKYYSKLMTSGFWGWARHFNYTGDLMGSLAYCLTCGFEHILPYFYIVYMTILLVHRCIRDEHRCYSKYGKDWKHYTAAVPYRLIPGLF; this is encoded by the exons ATGGCAGCCCATCGGGagaaaaaacatgaagaaaggaATCACAAAAGCACCCGAAATGACGCTCGGGCTCCTCAAGCACAGTGGGGAAGAGCATG GGAGGTAGACTGGTTTTCCTTGGCAAGCATTCTTTTCCTGCTCGCATTTGCACCGCTGATCGTGTATTACTTCATCATGTCCTGCAACCAGTACCAGTGCTCTCTGACCAATCCTCTCATTGACTTGCTCATGGGGAATAAACATCTGTCTGACATCTGGAATAAGACTCCTACGTTGACTTATACAGCTGCTGGCATCTATGCTGCTTGGGTTGCCTTCCAG GTGattttgtatgtgtttgttCCTGACTTCTGCCACAAGTTTCTTCCTGGATACGTAGGAGGTGTCCAAGAAGGTGCTGTCACTCCTGCTG GTGTAGTAAATAAGTATGAAATCAATGGACTCCAAGCTTGGATCATTACCCATGTGCTTTGGTTTGCAAATGCTTATTATTTCCACTACTTCTCACCTACCATCATTTTTGACAATTGGATTCCTCTCCTGTGGTGTGCCAATATCCTGGGATATGCAGTTTCTACATTTGCATGGATTAAAGGGCACTTTTTCCCTACAAATGCCAGAGATTG CAAATTCACTGGCAACTTCTTTTACGACTACATGATGGGGATTGAATTTAACCCTCGAATAGGAAAGTGGTTTGATTTCAAGCTGTTCTTCAATGGGCGCCCTGGTATTGTAGCCTGGACTCTGATTAACCTTTCTTATGCTGCTAAACAACAGGAGCTGTATGGTCACGTAACCAACTCCATGATCCTTGTCAATGTCCTTCAG GGTATTTATGTTTTGGACTTCTTCTGGAATGAAGCCTGGTATTTGAAAACCATTGATATCTGCCACGATCATTTTGGATGGTACTTGGGCTGGGGAGACTGCGTTTGGTTGCCTTACCTCTATACTCTGCAG GGTTTATATTTGGTTTACCaccctgtgcagctctgcacagctaGTGCCATCGGGATCTTGGCGTTGGGCTTGGTTGGCTATTATATCTTCAGAATGACAAACCACCAGAAAGATCTCTTCCGCCGTACCAATGGCAACTGCAAGATATGGGGGAAGAAGCCCAACTACATTGAGTGCTCCTACATGTCTGCGGATGGGACCAAGTACTACAGCAAGCTGATGACCTCAGGGTTCTGGGGGTGGGCACGCCATTTTAACTACACTGGAGATTTGATGGGCTCCCTGGCCTATTGCCTGACCTGTGGGTTTGAACACATCTTGCCTTACTTCTACATTGTTTATATGACTATTCTGCTAGTTCACCGTTGCATTAGGGATGAACACCGTTGTTACAGCAAATACGGGAAAGACTGGAAGCACTACACTGCTGCAGTACCCTACCGGCTCATACCAGGGCTATTTTAA